aaaaactttttttattttccttagtgTATTGACTACTGAAATATCTCAAATTTTAAATGGGTGGTTTTACATTTTTCTCTGGTCTATTTTCCATGTATGCGTAATATTCTTGCTCTTCCGTAAAGCACTGTAGTAatgttcgtatggcagagaaggaaggagaccagggtcggcgtactgaggctcgtgggaactttattatattcaaaaataaaaggacggaaaacaaagtcgcgccacatgcgcataaatcaaAACATTCACTTTGATACTTTCAGGTGCTTCTCGCTTTCTGTCGGCcgcttcctcccacgagtcctcaggtctctcgttGTCTCCGGTTAacagctggcttaaatactgcttccccacgccaatcactgcaatgagaagcaggtgtcacttgtctctcacttaactcacttaccaccgctgatctcttcactctctctcccgtcgcagacctcgctaaaccacacctcccctgccacaagCACTTTGGTCAGTGTGGGGGCTGTTGTAaatgcgctatacaaataaaattgaaattgaaatactcctggaactaaaaaatatattaaaattcaaaatgaTTAATGCAGTCCTAACACAAATTGAATTAGTAAACTTCCAATTTTACATTAAGTACATAAGTGTACTGAACATGATAAAGTGACTGTGTGTCATTTTAAGTTAACAGAACAaaaattttcagcacattttcgaGGCTTCCATAAGCTCCTATGAAAAATAATAGTCATAAAAATATAGTATACCAGTTTTGGgacatataatattaattaaatttttatggtAATATAACTAATATCATAACCTAAATTAATGCCCATAAAATAGCCTATCATTGAGTCATATTTTAATACCTTAAAATGTCTAaatctttcacttttattttagataCTTATTGCCAAAACTACTGTTTTGTCTCTGTGGTTTATAGACACAAAAACTAAATCTGTATGGCAACAAAAGACTAGACTATAATAGatttttgtgtgtatattatgATGCACCAATGTCAACAGAAATAATATCCAAATAATGTTTATCTATAATCAACTGTGATACTATTTCACTGAAGCTTATAattaatagaaaatagaaaaagacAGATAAATAGTTTCACCAAAGCAACCAATATTATAGATATCAAATTATATCTAAATATCAATATATTCTATTTTTGCATATTATATTCTTTTCTAATTATGAAGCTGTTTATTTAGCTACCACAAGGGTGCAACAGTTACAAAGAACTGGAACTGGAAAAATTACAACTATTAAATATGAAGTTTTTCAGTAAGATTAATCCAAAAGAGTACAGACTTGTTCCTGACTCgtattttcttttgtgtgaaaaaaatgttttttttttccatcattaaATGTTATAACTTTCAAAACATCTAAATGTCGCACCAGGGCTGTAGATTTGTTGGTGTGTTGCGCGGAAGTCATCTGCATCCTCAGAGCCGCTTTCACTTCCATCCACTTCACAAGTGAACGCATCTAAGCGCAGTCAATCTCTGTGACAAGATCTCTAGACTTCAGCTGCTTGTCACATGTGCAAGATGAGAAGAAGACACTTACTTGGAATACTTGTACTTTTGAAATATTGTATTTGTGGTGATGTGAAGAACTTTGATGGAGACATTAAGGACTTTGTAGTTGGTAACAGTAAGTTGTTTGTTCTTACTGACCATCGACTTCATCAGATGAGACACGATCTATATGAGGAGAAGAGCAAAGACATCACTAATGCCACTGACCTTAACAGAGTCAACATTCTGGTGCCTTTTGACGTGAACGGTACCCTGATAACGTGTGGGACTTTTGAAGAAGGGTATTGTGAAGTTCTTGATATAAATGACATTACAAACATaattcattatgaaaatatattggTAGGACCGAAACAGAATGAAAAAACTGTTGCCTTCATAGCCGGTAGGTTCCTTTTAGTTGGGAAAAAGGACGATGATGCAAAACCTCAAGATACCAGGTATTCTGTTGTTACCTTGAGGAACACTTTAGATTCTCAACCAGGAGGGATTTTCTCAAGAATAGCAGAAGGATCATATGCCATCATTGAGAGCACAGTGAGAGATGTGGAGTTTGTTGATGGATTCCAGAGAGTTTCACCCTCAGAATCGTATTTATTTCTCAACACAGAGACTGACAATGAGAGGAAAGTGCTCGTCCTGAGGATGGACAGCTCTAAAGGGAAAAAGATAGACATCATCCAATCCCTGCAGGCTGCAACGATACGATGCTGCAGTGATAAAGTTCGTCCAGTGCTCGTCGCCAGCACCGTTATTCCCTCAGTGAACGATGTTATTTGGGCAGGTGTGTTCAGTTCACAGAATCAGGATCCGGAGAACAGCGCGCTGGCTCTGTACGACATCAGTAACGTTCGAGGCCAAGTCAAGGGTTTCTGCGCTTACGGTGAAAGGTTATGTGGTTCTGAGGTTGGAAACTGCATTCAtccatgtttttaaataaaatgactgaGATCAGTATTTCACCTTATTGATGTTGCATGGTAAACATAGTTGTACTATTCACTAAAGTCATCTAAAATTAATAttgttgtttgtgtttcagaGTGGTAGTGAACTTCAGCCGCTCTCTGTGGTGTTCAAGTACAGCTCAGTGTCAGCAGTGGCAGCAACGAGGATTGAATCCTGGATTGTGCTTTTCATAGGAACCAGTGATGGACAACTCATAAAGGTCTCCTTCACCTCTCTCTCACATGTACTTTTATTTTCactagactttttatttttaaacacatgcCCACCATTTCTTTTTACACATAtacctaattttaatttttttttttaattctgctttTGAGCTACTGCAGTCATAATTTATGATTtgtatttctgtttgtttctttAGCTAGTGTTGGATGAGAAATATTCACCAGGATGTCTAACAGTACTGTTCAGATCTGATGATGAACGAGCAGTGCTTCCCAGAATGCACTTTGATCCAGTAGATTTCAAATATATCTACATCGCTCTGAGGAAACAGGTGAGGTTTAAAAATGTGCAATtaacaaacaataaagaaatatGTAGTATATATACTACTAGTGTAGTAAAATCTTGaaaatattgaataataaatattttctgtatataacattttaattatacaaaaattaaaaggtcccgttcttcgtgatcccatgtttttaactttagttagtgtgtaatgttgttagagtattaataatatctgtaaaattctaaagctcaaagttcaatgccaagtgagatattttatttaacagaatttgcttACAAAAAACAACCCGCACTaaatccctctagttcctgcagtaatgacgtcaataaaacagttttttgactaacctccgcccacattaattcacaaaaaggggggcgtggtcttgttgcgttcctacggagaagaggaagagttgcgtttgtgtttgtcgccatgttgtcgaaacgctgttattttcatctcggagtccaatcacctttgtttgggcttcccagggatgctgtacttggagattaatggttacaatttatgtttaactcggttcccgaaaaattataatccacatgtaaaactatgtgcagcacattttgctgaggacagcttcctcaatctcagaatcagaatcagaatcagaatcagaaagagctttaatctcaatcagtttaatgccagattcgcacaaagattattcctgaaagatggagcagttccctctttgtcttgAGAAGgagttgtttatggaccacaaccagtaagtgtattttattatttaagttggtgcgtttaacagtttctgtaacttattacacaaagggcaacgcggtttagctttgttaactagatgttagggctgtgcaaaaattgAATGCGactttcatgcacatctcgttagtaaaaacgctcctgtgattataaataCATCtactccagcacatgctcctgcccacttgcttctcaaaactagccaatcgcgtttccaggagggcagcgtgcgctaagctggtgtcgaatcacaacacaggaaccgctggcccaatcagaactcgttacgtatttctgaaggagggactttatagaacaaggaagtcatcagcctgtttttatgaccgtgaaaacagcggtatacagataggtgaattgtgaaattactgtttttttacacacgaaacatgaacacatgttatattgcacactgtaaacgcaatcaaagcttcaaaaaagcatgaaaaatggGAGctttaatctaaaataaataagtaaaatgtgATAATGCTTTTCAGAAGCAAAGGAATAGTTTGCCTTATACAggcgcttctcaataaattagaatgtcaaggaaaaattcatttatttcagtaattcaactcaaattgtgaaactcatgtattaaataaattccatgcacacagactaaagtagtttaagtctttggttattttaattgtgatgatttggctcacatttaacaaaaacccaccaattcaccatcgcaacaaatcagctaatcaactcaaaacacctgcaaaggtttcctgagccttcaaaatagtctctgacaatcattgacacccttcacaagaagtgtaagtcacaaaaattcattgtcaataagctggctgttcacagactgctgtatccaagcatgttaacagaaagttaagtggaaggaaaaagtgtggaagaaaaagatgcacagccaaccgagagaaccacagccttatgaggattgtcaagcaaaatttattaaagaatttgagtgaacttcacaaggaatgctctgaggctggggtcaaggcatcaagagccaccacacacagacgtgtcaaggaatttgtctacagttgttgtattcctcttgttaagccactcctgaaccacagacaacgtcagcggcatcttacctgggctaaggagaagaagaactgaactgttgcccagtggtccaaagtccctttttcagataagagcaagttttgtatttcatttggaaaccaaggtcctagagtctggaggaagggtggagaagctcatagcacaagttgcttgaagtccagtgttaagtttccacagtctgtgatcaTTTGGGgggcaatgtcatctgctggtgttggtccattgtgttttttgaaaaccaaagtcacttcaCACGTTTACCAAAattttttggagcacttcatgcttccttctgctgaacaGTTTTTTGAAGATGCAGATTTCTTTTTAGTTTGACCTACTGTATAGGCATACTTTTGTCCAAAACTTTAATCCaagatcattttttttatttgggaaAAGGGCAGTTTTCCCATGCCCCACAGTTAGAAACCACTGAATTAAGCAGTCCAGAAGTTATTATATCAGTCAGTATATCAGATACTTTACTGTGTGTTAGATCAAATCATCATTCCTGTCTCTTTCTGTTCATGTTTTCGGTTTTAGCTAAGAAGAGTGTCCGTTATTCAGTGTGCTAAATACAGCACTCTGAAAGACTGCAGAGCTGCTCAGGATCCGCTCTGTGGCTGGTGTGTGAACACTCACAGGTCAGCCTGCCTTTATCACGTGTGATTTTTCACACATCACACGTCTGCTCTAGACTGCATCTACAGTATATTAAATGTGCCTAATTTTAGAACGACATGTTACTTCTCATCATCTATAAACATGATGAGCAGTGTGCAAACAGTTCTGTtgtgatatttttgttgttgctttttttatcTAGATGTTCTACTCAAGATGAATGCTCAAATACTTCATGGGTGTCCATCCCAAAAAACTCTCTTGAGACACAGCTGTTTTCTTTTCAGATGACAGAGAATTATTCAAGAAAGGCAGACATCAATatctaaaacaattattattattattattattattattattttcatttacaagATTACTTTTTACCAGCCATTGTCCTCTTCTACACAGATTACTCTATATCTCTCCCTGAGTCTGGAGAGCACAGGAAATCCTGCCTTCTCATGTGCCTTCACTAAAGAAAGTGTAAACCTGTGTGCTGGCTCTGATCTGTCTGCAGTCTTCCCAAACTGCTCCTGTAGTTTTTCTGACCAGATGCTCTATACTGGAGGTTGGTTCTCCTTCAAAGAAGTTGCATATTTACTAACATACAGTGCATTTGTCTAGTCAGAATATGATTATTATAATCATAAACATTTGTTGGTAATCTGTTCAGGTTTAAAAGTCTCTGCTACTGTTACTGTTGAGGATCAGAGGATCACAGAGATGCTGACACTGAGGAACTGCTCCAGTATCACAGATCATTCAACAAATGCTTCTTATACACAGTGAGAACATCACAgtctaaaatagtttaaaatacttatttgaacttttatttcaatgatattaaaaacatgaattaaatgcaggtgtgttcagtgtgtatcatcTGGGTGTCACTGGTCCTCTTCCTCTAAGCGTTGTGATTGGACACTTGGACCCGGACCACAGTCAAACATAAAGGTGAGATGCCATCTAACCTATAATCCAGTGTTTCAGTATATGTGTATTGGGAAATAGCATACCTTTATAAATTATTATCAATTCATTGTTGATAGTTAAACTCATTGTGTTGACTGAAGTGAACTCAGTAAGTACATGAACATCTCTTTCTCTACTCTTTAGGATGCATGTAAACATCTGCTCTCTCAGATGGACTACAAAGTAAGTGTCGTGATTGTGTTTGCAACTTCATAGAATTGGGATATTGTGTTTTCAGTATGTTCCTGTTTTAAATGAATATGACTTTACAAGAGGCCGAAGATTTTGTTTCCccatttgagaaaaaaattaccacaatcataattatactttatacatgcatgtgtgtgtgtgtgtgtgtatgtgtgtgtgtatggtagTCAACATTTGATGTGGATCAAAAGAGTTCATGAAAGTTGTCCTAAGGGAActcattttggttttaggttaACTTTGAACTCTTTTCATCTACATCAAATGtttactactgtgtgtgtgtgtgtgtgtgtgtgtgtgtgtgtgtgtgtgtgtgtgtgtgtgtatatatatttaattcttagtcaagtttatgagatttttttttttcattatattttcagATCAGCTTTGGGAATTCTTGTCTTCAAAGAATGAGTGAAAATATAAACTATTTCTGCCTCAGTCCACAGAAATCATTTGGTCAAGTATGAAGTAGTAATAGAAACAATTCCGGTTTCtcacagaaaaaaatctgaagacTGTGGGAGCATAAGGGTGTAAcgggtacgcaaaaatcacggttcggtacgtacctcggttttaaagtcacggttcggttcattttcggtacagtaagggaaagaaatgcaaacattaaactgcaggttgtttattactataaacttctttttacatttgtttacacttttttaaaatactttttaataaaatatatataaaataaagaataagaaataagatactgctgcaaagttctccactaaataaaatactctcagtctcaaaccaatatcatataataaaatataatgaaaaatataaataaataactatgattacagtgcagcattaccaatcccagcttgtaggcctgctcatatttaatatatatatataacttttccaaggtgtaaagtgcagcatcaacagtttcagtttttagacctgctcagatttcgttattgcgttggaccgatcggaattaagagcaaaggtctgtttaaatgctgatgGGAGCTGCGTTTaaattacaatagtttttttcctagttgtagtgatgttcacactcgcgtgatgccttttgaaaaccttaggccggtgacacactggcatattgcacctgtcaaaaaaagtctattttgccgtcaatactgttgacggtgtcctttatcggtaggctttatatttatgctcaacatgaagtatagatattgttgtcgtgaagacaagatcctggtctgtcggcgtctcggcggcctccctctatgtcacctacagtagcagcagtgcgCCAGCACCGCACCAGGCacaattctggtgtgtaaagacacagaaaacgcgaagcagacatcacgcaactgacacgcagcagaaacgccatgctcacgccttagaatcagctgcagggcgggatttgcactgaacgcgaagacttccgccacttaatatgttcgtttggaaacacgaaaatgtacctatgttccgcccacaaaatattgcattcggtacacacgtgcaccgtaccgaaagccctgtaccgaaacggtccggtacgaatacacgtaccgttacacccctaggaGAGCATGATTTGCTATTTACTAATAtactaattattttgtatattagaTGTAGATTTAACGCAATATCCAGTCTGTTTTTCCTGTTCAGTGAGCCCTGTGATTTACATACTGTCAGAGAATCATCACAGACACCTGTTCCCACTCACACCCGATCCCTGTCACCAGATTACTGATGACCCACACATGCATTCACTAATCACGTCAGCTACAAAGCCACTCTCACCACAGTGCTTCAGTGTCTTCTGTTCACCTGTCTGAGCTGTGTCCTGACTCTATGTGCCCTTACCAGTGTTGTTCTCTGTAATTTCTGATTCACTCTCTCCTAATGTCCTGCAAGGATATCCTTCGTCTGTCTTCAGCTAAGACCCCATTTAACTGTATCTCAAGATTCTCACCTGCCATTTGCTCCTTGTGATCCAAATTAAAGTCTGTCAATAAATCACCTTGTTAATCCTCTGACCTGTTGTTCCTGGATCGAATTGTgacacatacaaacatacagaATTTGTAAGTAAATTTTAGATATAATACTGTTTACAGATATAAAAGGTATAAAAAGTATGCCTGGGAGATCAGAAGGATAATATTACTCCTATCTCACCTTTCTGACTGGTCAGAAATCTTCTGTCAGATACTGTGTCGCTGTTCTCTAAACAGCAGGTGGTGCTCTGCGTGACTTATTAATTATACTCTTTATAAACACAGTGAAATCAAAAGTTTCTACACTCAAAAGAATATTTAgtctaaatttaaattttatgtaATTCAGTTACATAACAAATTTCCGTCCATTCAGATTACATAgttttaacataaaacaaatcaataaatttaATGTGATTCATATGCGTCAATCATACGTGAATGAAACGATTAAGATTTATGTCATAGTTAGTTCACAGCAAAGTCCCTACACTGTTCAGTGTTCATGTATTTCCACTCTACAGAGTGTTAAAGTAGCATAGAAGCAGTGCATGAGTTAGGAAGATAATTATGAGATGATtgagcattaatgatgaacagctgctgttaacaagcagaatcaccaaaggaaagagaaacacaagaactacaactgactacACCCACAGACAAAgaagaaatcaactgaaatacaagacattaaatctctcaagatctgattaaacaactccttAAACAGCTTTACCAGCATCTCATTATTagccagactgactttatttctgtcagacatctagagaagctcttattgagaattagcTGAGGTTTAGACGttatattgtttcatttgaaatcaCCATCAAGGAGATCAGTGTTTCCTTttgttgggctcttgacccttgatatTTTGGTGGCAATGTTACGCTTGTTGTTTTAATTGTGTGTTcataaaaacacattcttttgcTAGGTGAAATGGTATATGCTGCATATGCACAGTGGTTAATATATTAACAACCACATTTCTCCAGTATTCATAGTGGTTGCTGcgttgtaatattttattaatgtcaATACTTTGACACGTTTTCCTTCTGTTCATACAGAAACAAgcaaaaataaacaagctgagaAACTACATCTTTACATTTGAGAGGCTATGAAAGAACACAAAATGAAGAGTGATGATTCCACaaatacacagagacacactaaTACAATTACAGCTCATGATTTGAGACACAATCCATCAGAGAGTGATAAAACTAAAAGTATGGAGAGACTGctatttataactatatatttttgCCATGCGTTACATGAACAGAAaaggttaaaatatatatatatatatatatatacattattttatatatataattaattaccatgaatatatatatatatatatatatatatatatatatatatatatatatataattttttttaatggtaattAATTTAGCTTGATAGAACATCAGCAATTACTGTATGTCCCAAAACTAATAGCCTAAATTGTTTTTACATATACAGATGTATGTTTTCCCTGCAAGGTGAATTATATAAgatgggtttttttatttttggatcagGACAAAAACCATAAACcaatatgaatattattattaaactattaaattataatttgcaAAAATCTCCTTCCCCTTGAtgtcataatttacattttaaaccgattaaacattattttaatataattttgtgtattgtacgagtatttttatttatttatttttaactttctcTTAAGTAACTGTCTGTAAAGTTTATCTTCGTTTTAGAAACCAAAA
The DNA window shown above is from Carassius carassius chromosome 26, fCarCar2.1, whole genome shotgun sequence and carries:
- the LOC132105813 gene encoding plexin-B2-like, with protein sequence MCKMRRRHLLGILVLLKYCICGDVKNFDGDIKDFVVGNSKLFVLTDHRLHQMRHDLYEEKSKDITNATDLNRVNILVPFDVNGTLITCGTFEEGYCEVLDINDITNIIHYENILVGPKQNEKTVAFIAGRFLLVGKKDDDAKPQDTRYSVVTLRNTLDSQPGGIFSRIAEGSYAIIESTVRDVEFVDGFQRVSPSESYLFLNTETDNERKVLVLRMDSSKGKKIDIIQSLQAATIRCCSDKVRPVLVASTVIPSVNDVIWAGVFSSQNQDPENSALALYDISNVRGQVKGFCAYGERLCGSESGSELQPLSVVFKYSSVSAVAATRIESWIVLFIGTSDGQLIKLVLDEKYSPGCLTVLFRSDDERAVLPRMHFDPVDFKYIYIALRKQLRRVSVIQCAKYSTLKDCRAAQDPLCGWCVNTHRCSTQDECSNTSWVSIPKNSLETQLFSFQMTENYSRKADINI